The proteins below come from a single candidate division WOR-3 bacterium genomic window:
- a CDS encoding sulfide/dihydroorotate dehydrogenase-like FAD/NAD-binding protein: MVKILKKELLVPNIHFMVLESDVIHLNAKAGEFVVVRADEKGERIPLNLVDWDEHSISVVFMEVGTSTRKLGCLQPGEMIADLAGPLGKPTEMVTDKRILALGGCYGIGALYPVLRAFKENGNTVITAIEARSSFLLYWQEKLKKYSDELFEITRDGTKGFVGHVDKFLNEYLTKTSVDMIYAQGCTYLTYLVSQTTKPMGIKTVVGLNPIMIDATGMCGVCRVIINGETKFACVDGPEFDGHAVDWENLLTRRHIYINEERQSLSFYECEKYG, translated from the coding sequence ATGGTTAAGATTTTAAAAAAAGAACTGCTTGTGCCCAATATCCATTTTATGGTATTGGAGTCAGATGTCATTCATCTTAATGCCAAAGCCGGCGAATTTGTTGTGGTCCGTGCCGATGAAAAGGGTGAGAGGATTCCTTTAAATCTTGTAGATTGGGATGAACACAGTATCAGTGTGGTTTTTATGGAAGTGGGAACTTCAACCCGGAAACTGGGTTGTTTACAGCCTGGCGAGATGATTGCAGACCTCGCCGGTCCGTTGGGCAAACCCACGGAGATGGTAACAGATAAAAGAATTTTAGCCCTGGGTGGCTGTTATGGTATTGGTGCTTTATATCCGGTGCTTAGGGCATTTAAAGAAAACGGTAATACCGTTATTACCGCCATTGAAGCCCGGAGTAGTTTCTTACTCTACTGGCAGGAGAAATTAAAAAAATATAGTGACGAACTCTTTGAAATAACCCGAGATGGGACCAAAGGTTTTGTGGGTCATGTGGATAAATTTTTGAACGAATATCTCACAAAAACGAGTGTGGATATGATCTATGCCCAGGGATGCACCTATTTGACCTATTTAGTCTCCCAAACTACGAAACCTATGGGAATAAAGACGGTGGTTGGATTAAATCCCATTATGATCGATGCTACTGGCATGTGTGGTGTATGTCGGGTGATAATCAACGGAGAGACAAAATTTGCCTGTGTTGATGGTCCGGAGTTTGATGGTCATGCCGTGGATTGGGAAAATTTATTGACAAGAAGGCACATTTACATAAACGAAGAAAGACAATCGCTGAGTTTTTATGAATGTGAGAAATACGGTTAA
- the gltA gene encoding NADPH-dependent glutamate synthase, whose product MPEKIIPKKTPMREQPPKERIKNFNEVPYGYSPEEAIAEAKRCLQCKRAPCVSGCPVEIDIPGFIKFIAEGDFKSAIKRIKEKNVLPAVCGRVCPQETQCEQVCTLAKKFEPVAIGRLERFAADYEAAQGEAPIPELPPPTGKKVAVIGSGPGGLTVAGDLIRMGHAVTIFEALHKPGGVLVYGIPEFRLPKAIVYREVDYLVRCGVKLVLNFIVGKTATIDQLLKEFDAVYIGTGAGLPWFMNIPGENLNGVYSANEYLTRSNLMKAYLFPEYDTPIVRGKRVAVIGGGNVAMDCARTALRLGADEVHIVYRRSKQEMPARAEEIHHAEEEGVIFDWLTLPVRYIGDEKGWVKAMECIKMQLGEPDASGRRKPVPIEGSNYTVPVDTVICAIGQGPNPLIPQTTPDLKAGKWGNIEVDKATMKTSKPKCWAGGDVVRGGATVILAMGDARIAARSIDEYLRTGVW is encoded by the coding sequence ATGCCTGAAAAAATAATACCCAAAAAAACACCGATGCGTGAACAACCGCCGAAAGAGCGGATTAAAAATTTTAATGAAGTTCCTTATGGATATAGTCCAGAAGAGGCGATTGCTGAGGCAAAGCGTTGCCTCCAGTGTAAAAGGGCACCATGTGTTTCTGGCTGTCCGGTAGAGATTGATATTCCAGGGTTTATAAAATTTATCGCCGAAGGAGATTTCAAGTCAGCTATCAAACGGATTAAGGAAAAAAATGTTTTACCTGCAGTCTGTGGGCGGGTTTGCCCGCAGGAGACACAGTGCGAACAGGTCTGCACCCTGGCGAAGAAGTTCGAACCAGTTGCCATTGGTAGATTGGAGCGATTTGCCGCGGACTACGAAGCGGCGCAGGGTGAAGCACCAATCCCGGAATTGCCACCCCCGACTGGCAAAAAGGTCGCAGTAATTGGTTCAGGTCCAGGGGGGTTGACTGTTGCTGGTGACCTCATCAGGATGGGTCATGCCGTCACAATATTTGAGGCATTGCATAAGCCCGGAGGTGTACTCGTTTATGGGATCCCAGAATTTCGTCTGCCCAAGGCAATCGTGTATCGGGAGGTTGATTATCTGGTCCGTTGCGGGGTAAAACTCGTTTTGAACTTTATTGTTGGTAAGACCGCCACGATCGACCAGTTATTGAAAGAATTTGATGCTGTCTATATTGGCACTGGTGCCGGTCTACCCTGGTTTATGAATATTCCGGGTGAGAACTTAAATGGAGTATATTCGGCAAATGAATATTTGACGCGTTCCAATTTGATGAAGGCTTATCTTTTCCCCGAGTATGATACTCCCATCGTCCGGGGAAAAAGGGTGGCGGTGATCGGCGGTGGGAATGTGGCGATGGATTGTGCGCGCACCGCATTAAGGTTGGGTGCAGACGAGGTCCATATCGTCTATCGTCGTAGTAAACAGGAGATGCCGGCACGGGCAGAAGAGATACACCATGCCGAGGAAGAAGGCGTGATATTTGACTGGCTTACCCTTCCGGTCCGCTATATTGGCGATGAAAAGGGTTGGGTGAAAGCGATGGAGTGTATCAAGATGCAACTCGGCGAGCCAGATGCCTCAGGAAGGAGGAAGCCAGTGCCGATCGAGGGGTCTAATTATACTGTACCGGTGGATACTGTCATCTGTGCTATCGGTCAGGGACCGAACCCTCTCATTCCCCAGACGACACCGGATTTGAAAGCTGGGAAATGGGGGAATATTGAAGTTGATAAGGCGACGATGAAGACCTCAAAGCCTAAATGCTGGGCAGGCGGTGATGTCGTGCGTGGTGGTGCGACGGTAATTCTTGCCATGGGCGATGCCCGGATTGCCGCACGCTCCATAGATGAATATCTTAGAACCGGGGTCTGGTAA
- a CDS encoding carboxypeptidase regulatory-like domain-containing protein — protein sequence MNRYLIISIMAIMLGANPIYEVIVNEFQVAPTDSERIEFRYFRSASLDTIYPDSFPLLNTQLFTPAGQSFIDTQIYLPGMGYKVIDFSMLSGNFSLPDDTGFIKTRGGNFMALWDSIPYPQWAPTPPTHYSCAKFHFYYYDLGGYNLGWDWYLDSTPTFGADNDDYPGCLISGHIYDASGNPLENARVIATATYYATIINTPPYYKTCTTYTAVDGSYSIDSLLPWVYWVKASAPGYQTDSQLTGHVNWAHPCTNFNLYLGVGVEERIGSNRDEKLKVFPNPFHRKLLIVTTQPTTKLMLYDGAGRCILKKEKLLPTTHFEIDVNALPKGVYFIQTMNGRFKGIKL from the coding sequence ATGAATCGATATTTGATAATAAGTATTATGGCAATAATGCTCGGGGCCAATCCTATATATGAGGTGATCGTCAATGAATTTCAAGTAGCCCCTACTGACTCCGAACGGATTGAGTTCCGCTATTTCCGGAGTGCAAGTCTGGATACAATTTATCCTGATTCTTTCCCGCTTTTGAATACCCAGCTCTTCACACCTGCAGGCCAATCCTTTATTGACACCCAGATCTATCTACCCGGCATGGGTTATAAGGTCATTGACTTCTCAATGCTCAGCGGCAATTTCTCTTTACCTGATGATACCGGTTTCATCAAAACTCGGGGAGGAAATTTTATGGCATTGTGGGATTCCATACCATATCCACAATGGGCACCTACTCCGCCCACCCATTATTCGTGTGCTAAATTCCATTTTTACTATTATGATTTAGGGGGATATAATCTTGGCTGGGATTGGTATCTGGATTCTACTCCCACCTTTGGTGCCGATAATGATGATTATCCTGGCTGTCTCATCTCTGGACATATCTATGACGCGAGTGGCAATCCCTTGGAAAACGCCCGCGTCATTGCGACCGCCACCTATTACGCTACAATTATCAATACTCCACCCTACTATAAAACCTGTACCACTTATACCGCCGTTGACGGTTCTTATTCAATTGATAGCCTTTTGCCCTGGGTTTATTGGGTAAAAGCAAGTGCCCCAGGTTATCAGACTGATTCCCAGTTGACCGGCCATGTCAATTGGGCTCATCCGTGTACCAATTTCAATCTCTACCTCGGGGTGGGAGTGGAAGAAAGGATTGGTAGTAACCGGGATGAAAAATTAAAAGTATTCCCGAATCCTTTTCACCGGAAATTGCTGATCGTAACAACCCAACCAACCACCAAACTCATGCTCTATGACGGCGCAGGTAGATGCATCTTAAAAAAGGAAAAATTATTGCCGACGACCCATTTTGAAATCGATGTCAATGCCCTACCAAAAGGCGTCTATTTTATCCAAACAATGAACGGGAGATTTAAAGGGATAAAACTTTAG